A section of the Salminus brasiliensis chromosome 10, fSalBra1.hap2, whole genome shotgun sequence genome encodes:
- the ccdc28a gene encoding coiled-coil domain-containing protein 28A: protein MEERKIKRKSPRPSTTQAAPLVTTRKTGNSSNRSFGSAFGTHSHQKSRYRRGVRDKQRPQSQSSKNNQSAPIQHSFLTDVSDVQEMEKGLLSLLNDFHSGKLQAFGNECSIDQMEHVREMQEKLARLHFDLYGEVDEMPEDQRKVACDTNMDKLLMNLEELSSSIQKLNLADSQDAPRTSSV from the exons ATGGAGGAAAGAAAGATTAAACGAAAAAGTCCAAGACCATCGACCACCCAGGCTGCCCCTCTAGTCACCACCCGAAAGACCGGCAATTCAAGCAACAGATCCTTCGGATCAGCATTCGGCACACACTCCCACCAGAAGAGCAGATACCGCAG aGGAGTGAGGGATAAACAGAGACCTCAGAGTCAGTCAAGTAAAAATAACCAGTCTGCTCCTATTCAGCACTCCTTTCTCACAGATGTGTCTGATGTGCAAGAGATGGAGAAAGGCCTACTCAGCCTGCTGAATGACTTCCATTCTGGGAAGCTCCAGGCCTTTG GTAATGAGTGTTCCATTGATCAAATGGAGCATGTTCGAGAGATGCAGGAGAAACTGGCTAGACTGCATTTTGACCTCTATGGAGAAGTAGATGAAATGCCTGAGGACCAGCGAAAGGTTGCCTGTGATACCAACATGGACaaacttctaatgaat CTGGAAGAGTTGAGCTCTTCAAT ACAAAAACTAAACCTTGCTGATAGCCAGGATGCCCCCAGAACATCCAGTGTGTGA